In one window of Pseudodesulfovibrio sediminis DNA:
- a CDS encoding DUF6538 domain-containing protein yields MPRSHLPANIMRRGSVYYFRLAVPADLRVVFNRHELCYSLRTCYLREAKAKTRLLASTAWEYFNKVRAGTMKHLSDDELQRLLTENMKTHLDRDEYFRVDSPFLNFSSDFHDEIIAKLQKALARGSYSISDGSTEEFTHWAELDVEPDSFLYKKLLREVLKRDIQMWRIYKHRDQGDYDYEKEYFRKLPFEHTTAPQPAPTGPLLSVALTAFLEGNDQ; encoded by the coding sequence ATGCCCCGAAGCCACCTCCCCGCCAACATCATGCGCCGAGGGTCGGTCTACTACTTCCGGTTGGCCGTCCCTGCTGATCTCCGAGTAGTTTTCAACCGACACGAACTCTGCTACTCCCTTCGCACGTGTTACCTGCGAGAAGCCAAGGCCAAGACTCGACTCTTGGCATCCACTGCATGGGAATATTTCAACAAGGTACGTGCCGGAACCATGAAACACTTGAGCGACGACGAGCTACAGCGACTCCTGACAGAAAACATGAAGACTCACCTTGATCGAGATGAGTATTTCAGGGTTGATTCGCCCTTTCTCAACTTCTCCTCAGATTTCCATGATGAAATCATCGCCAAGCTGCAAAAAGCTCTGGCACGTGGAAGCTACAGCATTTCCGATGGCAGTACCGAGGAATTCACCCATTGGGCGGAACTGGATGTAGAGCCAGACTCATTCCTTTACAAGAAGCTACTCCGGGAAGTTCTGAAAAGAGACATCCAGATGTGGCGCATCTATAAGCATCGTGATCAGGGTGATTATGACTACGAAAAAGAATACTTCCGGAAGCTCCCCTTCGAACATACCACGGCACCACAGCCAGCCCCCACTGGCCCTCTCCTCTCTGTGGCATTGACCGCATTCCTTGAGGGGAATGACCAGTGA
- a CDS encoding undecaprenyl-diphosphate phosphatase — translation MAPWYVAIILGIVEGLTEFLPISSTGHLIITGYLLDFTGPRAETFEIVIQLGAILAVVLLYWDRFIGLLFPDANKKFSGVYGLWLLFLTSLPASVIGLLTHSYIKQYLFGPKTVAIALAVGAVLIFIVEGKEKHETTLSLDEITPKLALGIGCFQCLALWPGFSRSAATIMGGMILGAKRTVAAEYSFIAAVPIMFAATGYDLMKNYQLFSNNDILFLAIGFFVSFISAWLAVKVFIILLGKLTLRPFAVYRLVLAPLILLFL, via the coding sequence ATGGCACCCTGGTACGTTGCGATCATTCTCGGCATTGTGGAAGGCCTGACAGAATTCCTCCCTATCTCCAGCACAGGACATCTCATCATTACGGGATACCTGCTGGATTTTACTGGACCACGGGCTGAAACCTTCGAAATAGTCATACAGCTCGGAGCAATCCTCGCAGTCGTCCTGTTGTACTGGGACCGCTTCATCGGGCTTCTGTTTCCCGATGCGAACAAAAAATTCAGTGGCGTCTATGGGCTGTGGCTGCTTTTTCTCACATCACTCCCCGCCTCGGTCATCGGACTGCTGACACACAGCTATATCAAACAGTACCTGTTCGGCCCCAAAACCGTAGCCATTGCTCTCGCAGTAGGTGCGGTACTCATTTTTATCGTGGAAGGCAAAGAAAAGCATGAAACAACCCTATCGCTGGACGAGATAACCCCGAAGCTGGCACTGGGAATAGGTTGCTTCCAATGCCTTGCCCTGTGGCCCGGGTTTTCCAGATCTGCAGCCACAATCATGGGCGGCATGATCTTGGGAGCAAAAAGAACCGTTGCCGCCGAATACTCCTTTATTGCGGCAGTTCCCATCATGTTTGCCGCAACCGGGTATGATCTCATGAAGAACTACCAACTGTTCTCAAACAATGATATCCTGTTTCTTGCCATTGGATTCTTTGTTTCATTCATTTCTGCATGGCTGGCTGTGAAAGTATTTATTATTTTATTGGGCAAATTAACCCTACGCCCCTTTGCTGTTTACAGGCTTGTACTCGCCCCTTTAATTCTACTTTTTTTGTAA
- the lptF gene encoding LPS export ABC transporter permease LptF: MKILHRQIFMELCKLFGLTISCLLGLILVGRMLQLRSLFLSQDIGFFNILQLFFFLTPFFMLLITPIATMLSVFLTFLRMSTDNELIALKASGVSLYRMLPAPLLFCTACTLFTFFISFWGLAWGMDMFKTNLYYFAKTHSKFALQPGVFNKEFPNVTFYAHQVDNEKGELKFAFVRDESIKGTSVVVVAPEAQIVSTPQLAEIKIIFKNGKIFRESGEELNVLKFGSYSIKLDLGKLLMGFNFSEDKAKDMPFSRLAAIRDDPNLVPNQRPRFHRKVDTEYFKRLTLPFGCIILGMFAIPIAYVFRGLKQQYGLLLSMGLFLVYYTMFSIGVSMGEAGSIPPIYGLWAPNAVYVFVALVGMRYANKESTPTVVQWLLHLRYGRGAKA; the protein is encoded by the coding sequence TTGAAAATCCTGCACCGACAGATATTCATGGAGTTGTGCAAGCTCTTTGGCTTGACGATTTCCTGCCTGCTTGGGCTTATCCTTGTGGGAAGGATGTTGCAACTCCGAAGCCTGTTTCTTTCTCAGGACATCGGTTTTTTCAATATTCTTCAGTTGTTTTTCTTTCTGACGCCGTTTTTTATGCTGCTGATCACGCCCATTGCGACCATGCTGAGCGTGTTCCTGACATTTCTCCGCATGAGCACCGACAATGAGCTTATCGCGCTCAAAGCGAGTGGTGTCAGCTTGTATCGTATGCTGCCGGCTCCGTTGCTTTTTTGCACGGCATGCACGCTCTTCACGTTTTTCATTTCTTTCTGGGGCCTGGCTTGGGGGATGGATATGTTCAAGACCAACCTCTATTATTTTGCCAAGACTCATTCTAAATTTGCGTTACAACCAGGCGTGTTCAATAAGGAATTTCCAAATGTCACCTTCTATGCCCATCAGGTGGACAACGAGAAGGGAGAGCTGAAATTTGCGTTTGTTCGCGATGAATCCATCAAGGGAACGTCGGTAGTGGTGGTTGCCCCGGAAGCGCAGATTGTTTCCACCCCCCAGTTGGCTGAGATCAAAATTATCTTTAAAAACGGCAAGATTTTTCGTGAAAGTGGCGAAGAATTGAATGTCCTCAAATTTGGCTCGTATTCCATCAAGCTCGATCTGGGCAAACTGCTGATGGGGTTCAATTTCAGTGAGGACAAGGCCAAGGACATGCCGTTTTCCCGGTTGGCCGCCATTCGTGATGATCCCAACTTGGTGCCAAACCAGCGGCCCAGGTTTCATCGTAAGGTCGATACCGAGTATTTTAAGCGCCTGACGCTTCCTTTCGGGTGCATTATTCTCGGCATGTTTGCCATTCCCATTGCCTATGTGTTCAGGGGGTTGAAGCAGCAATATGGTCTTCTTTTGTCCATGGGGCTTTTTCTGGTGTATTATACCATGTTCTCCATTGGGGTAAGCATGGGAGAGGCCGGTTCAATCCCTCCCATATACGGTCTGTGGGCACCCAACGCAGTCTATGTATTCGTGGCCCTGGTCGGGATGCGGTATGCCAATAAGGAAAGCACGCCCACGGTGGTACAGTGGCTTCTCCATTTACGATACGGCAGGGGAGCCAAGGCATGA
- a CDS encoding LptF/LptG family permease, whose product MRNFLGIGVLSRYLIRQNLYLMAICLAVGTCIYLLSDIFDRLDEFIKAGLGVETILFYFIVKIPLIVSQLMPAIFLLAMVIQMGVLSRTRELLALRAGGVSYVWFIRFFVVYALFWSGGQLVFSQFLGVFGEYEANRIWKEDVRKKQLDDMVIRDLWFRDGPFIVMAKEAHPAKSRASDITVYEFTTDNQDLIRILTAKKALIDDHGWGLLDVHELDTRTFISVSRMSQFLSVRQNLKAYAAVELKGDKAQLPLLELSKAIDRLEESGSNVEILRTVWHGKLSYAFSMVIMALLALALVTVSENLYANIGMSLILIFVQYGMHVVGATAGEKGVLPPIIAAWLGNGIIGGLASLRLAWVSMPGFRIMIKQSVRDLIPSRG is encoded by the coding sequence ATGAGAAATTTCCTCGGCATAGGCGTTCTAAGTCGTTATCTCATACGGCAGAATCTGTATCTCATGGCCATCTGTCTGGCCGTGGGAACCTGCATATATCTGCTGTCCGACATTTTTGATCGTCTGGATGAATTCATCAAGGCCGGGCTGGGTGTCGAAACGATCCTATTCTATTTTATTGTTAAAATTCCGCTGATTGTATCACAGTTGATGCCTGCGATTTTCCTTTTGGCCATGGTCATTCAGATGGGGGTGCTTTCTCGAACACGAGAACTGCTCGCACTGCGTGCCGGTGGCGTGTCGTATGTCTGGTTCATCCGGTTTTTTGTTGTCTACGCTCTGTTCTGGAGCGGGGGACAGTTGGTTTTTTCTCAATTTCTGGGTGTCTTTGGCGAGTATGAAGCCAATCGAATCTGGAAGGAGGATGTCCGCAAGAAACAGCTCGATGACATGGTCATCAGGGATCTCTGGTTTCGTGACGGTCCGTTTATTGTCATGGCTAAAGAAGCGCATCCGGCGAAAAGCCGGGCCAGCGATATCACTGTGTATGAATTCACGACGGACAATCAGGACCTCATCCGTATCCTGACGGCAAAGAAAGCCCTTATCGATGATCATGGCTGGGGGCTGCTGGATGTCCATGAACTGGATACGCGCACCTTCATTTCCGTGAGTAGAATGTCACAGTTCCTTTCGGTGCGTCAGAATCTCAAGGCGTATGCTGCAGTGGAACTCAAGGGAGACAAGGCGCAACTGCCGCTGCTTGAGCTCTCAAAGGCAATCGACAGGCTGGAGGAATCCGGTTCGAATGTCGAGATATTACGAACCGTTTGGCACGGAAAGCTCTCGTACGCCTTTTCCATGGTGATCATGGCGTTACTGGCTCTGGCACTGGTTACAGTGTCAGAGAATCTCTATGCCAATATAGGCATGTCCCTCATATTGATCTTTGTTCAATACGGCATGCATGTAGTGGGGGCTACAGCGGGCGAGAAGGGGGTGCTGCCGCCTATCATTGCCGCATGGCTGGGCAATGGCATCATAGGAGGACTTGCAAGCTTGCGCCTGGCATGGGTGTCCATGCCAGGGTTCCGCATCATGATCAAACAGTCCGTTCGTGACTTGATTCCAAGTAGGGGCTGA
- the yihA gene encoding ribosome biogenesis GTP-binding protein YihA/YsxC — MNRTIELVKTIYEIKQLEDFSEAQIALAGRSNVGKSSLVNRLAGQKKLAKISSKPGKTRSLNYYKVNPDGYFLVDLPGYGYAKCSKTERAKWAKLIEAYMRDNPQLKAVAVLLDSRLSPQKLDLELTSYLRSLGIPVIPVLTKADKPKQRELAKLQSQWQEILQQDRAPVLFSSKTGKGEEKLWNLLCEFAQL, encoded by the coding sequence ATGAACCGAACCATTGAGTTAGTCAAAACAATATACGAAATCAAGCAGCTTGAAGACTTTAGCGAGGCACAGATTGCCCTCGCCGGCCGTTCCAACGTTGGCAAGTCTTCACTGGTAAACCGACTGGCAGGCCAAAAAAAACTGGCTAAAATCAGTTCCAAGCCAGGAAAAACTCGGAGCCTTAACTACTATAAGGTCAATCCGGACGGATACTTCCTTGTTGATCTGCCGGGCTATGGCTACGCCAAATGCTCCAAGACGGAACGCGCCAAATGGGCCAAGCTCATCGAGGCCTATATGCGCGACAACCCACAGCTCAAGGCTGTAGCCGTACTCCTGGATTCACGTCTTTCACCACAGAAACTCGACCTTGAACTCACATCATACCTCCGCAGTCTGGGTATTCCGGTCATTCCGGTCCTGACCAAAGCGGATAAGCCCAAACAACGAGAGTTGGCCAAATTACAAAGCCAGTGGCAGGAAATCCTCCAGCAGGACAGAGCGCCGGTACTTTTTTCGAGTAAAACCGGAAAAGGCGAGGAAAAGCTCTGGAATCTCCTGTGCGAATTCGCGCAGTTGTAA
- a CDS encoding type II 3-dehydroquinate dehydratase, with product MATLNILILNGPNLGHIGKRQPEIYGSQTMDDMPELLAQVMGDKAAGIAVSHFQSNSEGALIDRLEKAREEGVDGVVFNAGAYTHTSLAIADCLAWIEVPCVEVHISNIWARTDQPLRQQSIMGERCIGVIAGFGILSYALGVQALYERLAG from the coding sequence ATGGCTACATTGAACATTCTGATATTGAACGGCCCCAACCTGGGGCATATCGGCAAACGGCAGCCCGAAATTTATGGTTCGCAGACCATGGACGACATGCCCGAACTTCTGGCCCAGGTAATGGGGGACAAGGCCGCAGGGATTGCTGTGAGTCATTTTCAGTCCAATTCAGAAGGGGCTCTCATTGATCGGTTGGAAAAGGCAAGGGAAGAAGGCGTGGACGGTGTTGTTTTCAATGCCGGAGCGTATACTCACACAAGTCTGGCCATTGCCGATTGTCTGGCTTGGATAGAGGTTCCCTGTGTCGAAGTGCATATCAGCAATATCTGGGCGCGCACCGATCAGCCGCTGCGGCAACAGTCCATAATGGGCGAAAGGTGCATCGGCGTCATTGCCGGATTCGGCATTCTGAGTTATGCCCTCGGTGTTCAGGCGTTGTATGAACGCTTGGCTGGATAG
- the efp gene encoding elongation factor P, whose protein sequence is MISTKDFRTGLKIEIDGKPFEIVEFQHFKPGKGGAMIRTKLRQMKTGQMLDKTFRSGEKVKKPDMAVTEMQYIYKDGTDFVFMDLETYEQMNVPGENVGDKGGYIKEGDTVKVLLYNGELIGVDLGANVSLTVSQTDPGVQGDRVSNATKPATLETGLKINVPLFINEGDLIKVDTRSGEYLGRE, encoded by the coding sequence ATGATATCGACCAAAGATTTCAGGACCGGCCTGAAAATTGAGATAGATGGAAAGCCTTTTGAAATTGTTGAATTTCAGCACTTCAAGCCTGGCAAGGGTGGGGCCATGATCCGCACCAAACTGCGTCAGATGAAAACCGGCCAAATGCTGGATAAGACTTTCCGTTCCGGTGAAAAAGTGAAAAAGCCGGACATGGCCGTTACTGAGATGCAGTACATCTATAAAGATGGAACCGATTTTGTGTTCATGGATCTCGAAACCTACGAGCAGATGAATGTTCCCGGAGAAAACGTTGGTGATAAAGGCGGCTACATCAAGGAAGGGGACACGGTAAAAGTGCTCTTGTACAACGGCGAGTTGATCGGCGTCGACCTTGGTGCCAACGTCAGCCTGACTGTGAGCCAGACCGACCCGGGCGTGCAGGGTGATCGCGTATCCAACGCGACCAAGCCGGCCACGCTGGAAACCGGTCTCAAAATCAATGTCCCGCTTTTCATCAATGAAGGCGACCTGATCAAGGTGGACACCCGTAGCGGGGAATATCTTGGGCGCGAATAA
- a CDS encoding DNA translocase FtsK, with protein MVKRRNTVMQNLQKGRGNEFVGLFFLFLSAFLFLSVFSFSPGDPSFNQAVTPGVVQNVVGRAGSYTAGFLVSMFGIGAIFWPLYFLYLGLARFVPSLGLSLTRWLGIIGLFISFEAWAMHPWISNVPDGAYGLIGSGFLGRDIITRFTLPYLRPVGTFLLWLFVTIVSLQGVLGFTWASVWKFVVQYWNKLYEIALAYQEKRALHRADKKEKKATVEEAVPEKDLGLEFIDLGEEPPPPPKPKAVKPKPIKKAKSKVPVKSGDLPSTELLSPPAEQMTSQTAEVLQPLADRLKECLNDFKIQGEIQRVVPGPVVTMFEFKPAPGIKVSKIENLTDDIALALRAESVRIEAPIPGKDSVGIEIPNIDREMVFLREVIESKEFNSSKSPLTLALGKDIHGQTKAADLAKMPHLLVAGATGAGKSVGINGFLLSLLYKAGPEEVKLLLVDPKRIELAPYSELPHLVHPVVTDMNLAKSALEWAVFEMDCRYKKMATLGVRNIEGYNKKVAEMGDTPPEEFANMKPMPYLVIIIDELADLMMTAAKEVEQCIVRLAQLARAAGIHMILATQRPSVDVVTGIIKANFPTRISFFVTSKFDSRTILDGVGAERLLGKGDMLFKPSGGKLKRMHGAYVDETEIAHVVDFWKNAIPQEFELDFSEWKQSSSGNGTSGGVAETDDPVYDEAVQFVLSQGKASISLLQRRLRIGFNRAARFIEQMEMDGILGPQEGSKPRKVIKPE; from the coding sequence ATGGTGAAACGTCGAAATACTGTGATGCAAAATCTTCAGAAAGGGCGCGGCAACGAGTTTGTCGGGTTGTTTTTCCTTTTTCTGTCTGCATTCCTTTTTCTGAGCGTCTTTTCTTTCAGCCCTGGCGACCCGAGCTTTAATCAGGCCGTCACCCCCGGTGTGGTACAGAATGTTGTCGGCCGTGCTGGATCATATACTGCGGGCTTTTTGGTTTCCATGTTTGGTATTGGAGCCATATTCTGGCCTTTGTATTTTCTGTACCTCGGACTTGCTCGGTTCGTCCCCAGTCTGGGATTGTCTCTGACCAGATGGCTGGGCATCATAGGGCTGTTCATCTCTTTCGAAGCATGGGCCATGCACCCATGGATTTCAAACGTTCCTGATGGGGCGTATGGCCTCATCGGCAGCGGTTTTCTGGGACGTGACATCATTACCCGGTTTACTTTGCCGTACCTTCGTCCGGTTGGAACCTTTCTTTTGTGGTTGTTTGTCACCATCGTTTCTCTGCAGGGAGTTCTTGGTTTTACCTGGGCCTCCGTGTGGAAGTTCGTTGTTCAGTATTGGAATAAACTGTACGAAATAGCGCTGGCTTACCAAGAGAAGCGGGCGCTGCACAGGGCTGATAAAAAAGAAAAAAAGGCTACAGTCGAAGAGGCTGTGCCTGAAAAGGATTTGGGCCTGGAATTCATCGACTTGGGAGAAGAGCCGCCTCCACCGCCAAAACCGAAGGCGGTCAAACCAAAGCCGATTAAGAAGGCCAAAAGCAAGGTTCCAGTAAAAAGCGGCGATTTGCCGAGCACTGAATTGCTCTCTCCTCCTGCCGAGCAGATGACAAGTCAGACTGCGGAAGTGCTACAGCCACTTGCCGATCGTCTCAAGGAATGTCTTAATGATTTCAAAATTCAGGGTGAGATTCAGCGTGTGGTGCCCGGCCCGGTGGTCACCATGTTCGAGTTCAAGCCAGCCCCTGGAATCAAGGTCAGTAAAATAGAAAACCTGACTGATGATATTGCGTTGGCTCTGCGTGCCGAATCAGTACGTATCGAGGCCCCGATTCCTGGTAAAGACAGTGTGGGTATTGAAATACCCAATATTGACCGTGAAATGGTCTTTTTGCGCGAAGTCATTGAGTCCAAGGAGTTCAATTCGTCCAAATCTCCGCTGACACTGGCTCTTGGCAAGGACATCCATGGTCAAACCAAAGCGGCTGATCTGGCCAAGATGCCTCATCTTCTCGTGGCCGGCGCTACGGGCGCGGGTAAATCTGTCGGAATCAACGGGTTCCTGTTGAGTCTGCTCTATAAGGCTGGCCCGGAAGAGGTGAAACTGCTTCTTGTCGATCCCAAGCGGATTGAATTGGCCCCGTATTCCGAGTTGCCGCATTTGGTTCATCCTGTAGTCACAGATATGAATCTGGCAAAGAGTGCTCTTGAGTGGGCTGTCTTTGAGATGGATTGTCGGTACAAGAAAATGGCCACACTTGGTGTGCGTAATATCGAAGGCTATAACAAGAAAGTCGCCGAGATGGGTGACACGCCTCCCGAAGAATTCGCGAACATGAAGCCCATGCCGTACCTCGTTATCATTATTGACGAACTTGCTGATTTGATGATGACGGCTGCCAAAGAAGTAGAGCAATGTATTGTGCGTCTGGCGCAGTTGGCTCGTGCGGCAGGAATCCATATGATCCTGGCCACCCAGCGTCCCAGCGTGGATGTTGTTACCGGCATTATCAAGGCGAACTTTCCTACCCGTATATCCTTTTTTGTGACGTCAAAATTCGACTCCCGCACTATTCTTGATGGCGTGGGTGCGGAACGTCTGCTTGGTAAAGGCGATATGCTTTTCAAGCCCAGTGGCGGCAAGCTCAAGCGGATGCACGGTGCGTACGTGGATGAGACGGAAATTGCGCATGTTGTTGATTTTTGGAAGAACGCCATTCCCCAGGAATTTGAACTTGATTTTTCCGAATGGAAGCAGAGTTCAAGCGGTAACGGTACTTCCGGTGGGGTCGCTGAAACCGATGACCCG